The following coding sequences lie in one Colias croceus chromosome 1, ilColCroc2.1 genomic window:
- the LOC123694910 gene encoding protein limb expression 1 homolog isoform X2, with amino-acid sequence MWQRGKSYKADGVLSTVNVVEALQEFWQMKASRNGSTASGGSGALVIYESVPAAHPPYVCYVTLPGGACFGSFQNCPTKAEARRSAAKIALMNSVFNEHESRRISEHFIEKAVAEARASFAGDAAAHHQDPSAGIAAFRFMLEANKGRTMLEFQELMTVFQLLHWNGSLRAMRERQCSRQEVVAHYSARALDDAMREQMAREWASREREAAATGGGVIRNELARAERELRAARVAARELRFPKEKRDILLLAARLAPPNSNSDLTARN; translated from the exons CGGACGGTGTCCTCTCAACCGTGAACGTGGTAGAAGCGTTGCAGGAGTTTTGGCAGATGAAGGCATCGCGGAACGGCAGCACGGCCAGTGGAGGGAGCGGCGCGCTTGTCATATACGAGTCGGTGCCGGCTGCTCACCCGCCTTACGTGTGCTACGTCACGCTGCCTGGTGGAGCGTGCTTCGGCAGCTTTCAG AACTGTCCTACAAAAGCAGAAGCCCGTCGCAGTGCTGCAAAGATAGCTCTAATGAACAGTGTGTTCAATGAACACGAGTCGAGACGGATCTCTGAGCACTTCATCGAGAAGGCCGTGGCGGAGGCCCGCGCATCTTTCGCAGGGGACGCGGCGGCGCACCACCAGGATCCTAGCGCGGGGATTGCTGCTTTTAG ATTCATGCTGGAAGCGAACAAAGGCCGAACGATGCTGGAATTCCAAGAACTGATGACGGTGTTCCAGCTGCTGCACTGGAACGGCTCCTTACGGGCGATGCGTGAGCGTCAATGTTCCAGACAAGAGGTGGTAGCTCACTACTCCGCGCGGGCCCTCGACGACGCGATGCGCGAACAGATGGCCAGAGAGTGGGCCTCCAGGGAGAGAGAGGCGGCTGCCACCGGGGGAGGCGTCATACGCAACGAACTCGCTCGGGCAGAGAGAGAGCTCCGGGCCGCCAGGGTCGCAGCCAGAGAACTCAGATTCCCAAAAGAAAAACGCGACATTCTCTTACTCGCCGCGCGACTCGCGCCTCCTAATAGCAATAGTGATCTCACCGCGCGAAACTaa
- the LOC123694910 gene encoding protein limb expression 1 homolog isoform X1, producing the protein MVYPEASRWGAPDTLAPLYDDVYRADGVLSTVNVVEALQEFWQMKASRNGSTASGGSGALVIYESVPAAHPPYVCYVTLPGGACFGSFQNCPTKAEARRSAAKIALMNSVFNEHESRRISEHFIEKAVAEARASFAGDAAAHHQDPSAGIAAFRFMLEANKGRTMLEFQELMTVFQLLHWNGSLRAMRERQCSRQEVVAHYSARALDDAMREQMAREWASREREAAATGGGVIRNELARAERELRAARVAARELRFPKEKRDILLLAARLAPPNSNSDLTARN; encoded by the exons CGGACGGTGTCCTCTCAACCGTGAACGTGGTAGAAGCGTTGCAGGAGTTTTGGCAGATGAAGGCATCGCGGAACGGCAGCACGGCCAGTGGAGGGAGCGGCGCGCTTGTCATATACGAGTCGGTGCCGGCTGCTCACCCGCCTTACGTGTGCTACGTCACGCTGCCTGGTGGAGCGTGCTTCGGCAGCTTTCAG AACTGTCCTACAAAAGCAGAAGCCCGTCGCAGTGCTGCAAAGATAGCTCTAATGAACAGTGTGTTCAATGAACACGAGTCGAGACGGATCTCTGAGCACTTCATCGAGAAGGCCGTGGCGGAGGCCCGCGCATCTTTCGCAGGGGACGCGGCGGCGCACCACCAGGATCCTAGCGCGGGGATTGCTGCTTTTAG ATTCATGCTGGAAGCGAACAAAGGCCGAACGATGCTGGAATTCCAAGAACTGATGACGGTGTTCCAGCTGCTGCACTGGAACGGCTCCTTACGGGCGATGCGTGAGCGTCAATGTTCCAGACAAGAGGTGGTAGCTCACTACTCCGCGCGGGCCCTCGACGACGCGATGCGCGAACAGATGGCCAGAGAGTGGGCCTCCAGGGAGAGAGAGGCGGCTGCCACCGGGGGAGGCGTCATACGCAACGAACTCGCTCGGGCAGAGAGAGAGCTCCGGGCCGCCAGGGTCGCAGCCAGAGAACTCAGATTCCCAAAAGAAAAACGCGACATTCTCTTACTCGCCGCGCGACTCGCGCCTCCTAATAGCAATAGTGATCTCACCGCGCGAAACTaa